A DNA window from Candidatus Sulfidibacterium hydrothermale contains the following coding sequences:
- a CDS encoding carboxyl transferase domain-containing protein produces MYQLKTKIDIHSEEFKANRKAFIKLLDEYKNILETVTRGGSEKSVKRHKERGKLLARERINLLVDPGTPFLELSPLAAYDQYNNEFPSAGIVTGIGVIHGQETVIIANDATVKGGTYMRFTIKKHLRAQQIAMENHLPCVYMVDSGGAFLPEQDTVFPDANHFGRFFYNQARMSAMGIPQISIVMGSCTAGGAYVPAMSDETIIVKEQGTIFLGGPPLVKAATGEEVTAEELGGAEVHTAVSGVADHFAENDTHAIQICRNIFENLEFREKQQLDITTPEEPLYDPEELYGIAPVDLKKMVDPREIIMRMVDGSRFQEFKARYATTVVTGFARIMGFPVGIIANYGVLFSESALKVTHFIELCTSRKIPLIFLQNITGFIVGKEFERKGIARDGAKMVHAVSNTNVPKFTVIFGGSFGAGNYGMAGRAYDPRLLFMWPNAKISVMGGEQAATVLETVKRDQYRAMGKEMPPEEVEKLRKPILEKYEREGAALYSTSRLWDDGIIDPVDTRKMLAMGIAMSLNKKYPEQQYGIFRM; encoded by the coding sequence TTGTATCAGTTAAAAACCAAAATAGACATTCATTCGGAAGAGTTCAAAGCCAATCGCAAGGCTTTTATAAAACTGCTGGATGAGTATAAAAACATTCTGGAAACCGTCACCCGGGGAGGATCAGAAAAATCAGTAAAACGACATAAAGAAAGGGGTAAATTACTGGCCCGTGAACGCATCAATCTGCTGGTTGATCCGGGAACTCCCTTCTTGGAGCTTTCGCCGTTGGCTGCTTATGACCAGTACAACAATGAATTCCCCTCGGCGGGAATTGTAACCGGTATTGGTGTCATTCACGGACAGGAAACGGTGATCATTGCCAACGATGCCACCGTAAAAGGCGGAACGTATATGCGGTTTACCATTAAGAAGCATTTGCGTGCCCAGCAGATTGCCATGGAAAACCACCTGCCGTGTGTGTACATGGTGGATTCGGGAGGAGCATTTTTACCTGAACAGGATACTGTTTTCCCGGATGCCAACCATTTTGGCCGGTTTTTTTACAATCAGGCACGTATGTCGGCTATGGGTATTCCCCAGATCTCAATCGTAATGGGATCCTGTACGGCAGGTGGCGCTTATGTGCCGGCCATGAGCGATGAAACGATTATCGTAAAAGAACAGGGAACCATTTTTTTAGGCGGCCCTCCGTTGGTAAAAGCCGCTACCGGCGAAGAAGTGACCGCTGAAGAGCTGGGCGGAGCCGAAGTACATACTGCGGTTTCGGGGGTAGCCGATCACTTTGCTGAAAACGATACCCATGCCATTCAGATTTGCCGGAACATATTTGAAAACCTTGAATTTCGTGAAAAACAACAGCTGGATATTACTACGCCCGAAGAACCGCTTTACGATCCGGAAGAGCTTTATGGAATTGCTCCGGTAGATCTGAAAAAAATGGTGGATCCGCGCGAAATTATCATGCGTATGGTGGACGGCAGCCGGTTTCAGGAATTTAAAGCCCGTTATGCTACGACGGTAGTTACCGGTTTTGCCCGTATTATGGGTTTCCCGGTAGGAATTATCGCCAATTACGGCGTGCTGTTTTCTGAATCGGCTTTGAAAGTGACCCACTTTATTGAGTTGTGTACCAGTCGTAAAATTCCATTGATCTTTTTGCAAAACATTACCGGTTTTATAGTCGGGAAAGAGTTTGAACGCAAAGGAATTGCCCGTGACGGGGCTAAAATGGTACACGCGGTATCGAATACCAATGTGCCGAAATTTACGGTGATCTTTGGTGGCTCGTTTGGTGCCGGAAACTATGGAATGGCAGGCCGGGCTTACGATCCCCGCTTGCTGTTCATGTGGCCCAATGCCAAAATCTCGGTGATGGGTGGTGAGCAGGCGGCGACGGTGCTCGAAACGGTGAAACGTGATCAATACCGTGCCATGGGTAAAGAAATGCCTCCGGAAGAAGTAGAAAAACTAAGAAAGCCCATTTTAGAAAAATATGAACGCGAAGGAGCTGCTTTGTATAGCACCTCCCGCTTGTGGGATGATGGCATTATTGATCCGGTAGATACCCGGAAAATGCTGGCCATGGGTATAGCCATGTCGTTAAATAAGAAATATCCCGAACAACAATATGGAATTTTTAGGATGTAA
- a CDS encoding enoyl-CoA hydratase-related protein encodes MKKFNTILVQTKKGIVELVLNRPEVHNALNEEMIRELTHFFQELDNKVPEDLPRLVILRGNGKSFCAGADLNYMKSIAAYGFEENKEDGRRLATLFRSVYECPVPTLAVVHGAAFGGANGLLAACDMVLAAENTKFAFSEVKLGISPATISPFVIKRIGEYGARELMLTGKRFNAREAEKWHLVNQVVPEDELEAKIQSLIHEILTAAPHAVRETKKLINQVTETRNLNRLIDITSRMIARLRADEEGQEGMAAFLEKRKPFWVTGKKQKK; translated from the coding sequence ATGAAGAAATTCAATACAATCCTTGTTCAGACAAAAAAAGGAATCGTTGAGCTGGTACTCAACCGTCCGGAAGTACATAATGCCCTGAATGAGGAAATGATCCGCGAACTGACCCATTTTTTTCAGGAGTTGGATAACAAGGTTCCGGAAGATTTACCCCGGCTGGTCATTTTGCGGGGCAACGGGAAATCGTTTTGTGCCGGAGCCGACCTGAATTATATGAAATCTATTGCGGCTTACGGTTTTGAAGAAAACAAAGAAGATGGCCGCCGGTTAGCCACATTGTTCCGGTCGGTTTATGAATGTCCGGTTCCCACATTGGCTGTGGTGCATGGCGCTGCTTTTGGAGGTGCCAACGGCCTTTTGGCGGCCTGCGATATGGTACTTGCTGCCGAAAACACAAAATTTGCTTTCAGCGAAGTAAAACTGGGTATTTCACCGGCAACGATCAGTCCGTTTGTTATCAAGCGCATTGGAGAATATGGTGCGCGTGAACTGATGCTTACCGGAAAACGTTTTAATGCCCGGGAAGCCGAAAAATGGCATTTGGTAAATCAGGTGGTTCCTGAAGATGAACTGGAAGCGAAGATCCAAAGCCTGATCCATGAAATATTAACCGCTGCTCCTCATGCTGTGAGAGAAACCAAAAAACTGATTAATCAGGTTACGGAAACCCGCAACCTGAACCGGTTGATAGATATTACCTCGCGGATGATTGCCCGCTTGCGTGCAGACGAAGAAGGACAAGAAGGAATGGCTGCTTTTCTGGAAAAGAGAAAACCTTTTTGGGTAACCGGAAAAAAGCAA